In the Lascolabacillus massiliensis genome, one interval contains:
- the ovoA gene encoding 5-histidylcysteine sulfoxide synthase, giving the protein MTDLITKTIDLRSGSSEAKREEIRDYFLKTWAIDELLYTQLKSDDIFYKRGDSLRHIILFYLGHTAVFYINKLFLAKIISKRINPRFESLFAIGVDEMSWDDLDNNNYDWPPVHEVRAYRDEVKKVILEVIDTAPLELPINWDSPFWIIMMGIEHERIHLETSSVLIRQLPLEDLTPGLFGVRCPSSGDAPKNELVPVSGAKMKLGKPMDYPLYGWDNEYGNYEEEVSDFAAAKYLTSNGEFLEFIEDGGYNNENYWTEEGWNWRNFKQAEMPLFWRKYEKEYYLRLVAEEIPMPWNWPVEVNYLEAKAFCNWKSMKTGKNFRLPTEAEWYRLHGVAQLNEVTEWEKAPGNINLEYYSSPCPVNMFVQGQFFDVVGNVWQWTETPITGFPGFKVHPMYDDFSTPTFDGKHNLIKGGSWISTGNEATIHSRYAFRRHFYQHAGFRYVESDAPLKIQQADYETDEEVTLSCEENWGDAYSDQPNLARQLSVIINDLIKNNSDSRILDLNADTGRLAFELARSFKDVTALDFTARMIRIPIQLQEQGYVRYTMRDEGELMFYRDIVLSDFGLNEIKGSLLFMQADAMNLKDIYSGYDLIVVPSLLEELSDPKAFLSDIHTRVNDGGLLVIASDYQWDQKKTPRDKWPGGFKQDGEPVTSFDGISSLLNNNFVLHSEPQDLIQIRKKSSRLSEKRILQVTVWKKR; this is encoded by the coding sequence ATGACTGATTTGATTACTAAAACCATTGATTTACGTTCTGGATCTTCAGAAGCTAAAAGAGAAGAAATACGTGATTACTTTCTGAAAACATGGGCGATAGATGAACTACTGTATACTCAGCTAAAGTCGGATGATATATTCTATAAGCGTGGAGACTCGTTAAGGCATATTATTCTGTTCTATCTGGGGCATACAGCAGTGTTTTACATTAATAAGCTTTTTCTTGCGAAAATTATAAGTAAAAGGATTAATCCCAGATTTGAATCTCTGTTTGCAATTGGTGTGGATGAGATGAGTTGGGATGATTTGGATAATAATAACTATGACTGGCCACCAGTGCATGAGGTACGTGCTTATCGTGATGAGGTTAAAAAAGTAATTCTTGAGGTAATTGATACTGCTCCTCTTGAATTACCAATCAACTGGGATAGTCCTTTCTGGATTATTATGATGGGTATAGAACATGAGAGGATTCATCTGGAGACTTCTTCCGTTCTGATTCGACAGCTACCTTTAGAGGATTTGACTCCGGGGCTCTTTGGGGTTCGTTGTCCAAGTTCAGGTGATGCACCGAAAAATGAACTTGTTCCGGTAAGTGGTGCAAAAATGAAATTAGGTAAGCCTATGGATTATCCGTTATATGGATGGGATAATGAGTATGGTAACTATGAAGAGGAAGTTTCTGACTTTGCGGCTGCCAAATATTTGACATCTAATGGAGAATTTCTAGAATTTATCGAGGATGGAGGTTATAATAATGAAAATTACTGGACAGAAGAGGGGTGGAACTGGAGAAATTTTAAGCAGGCTGAGATGCCTTTGTTTTGGCGTAAGTATGAAAAAGAATATTATCTACGACTTGTAGCAGAAGAGATTCCTATGCCATGGAACTGGCCTGTAGAAGTGAACTATCTCGAAGCGAAAGCTTTTTGTAACTGGAAAAGTATGAAGACTGGCAAGAACTTTCGTTTGCCTACTGAAGCTGAGTGGTATCGATTGCACGGTGTGGCTCAATTAAATGAGGTTACTGAGTGGGAGAAGGCTCCGGGTAATATTAATCTGGAATACTATTCATCACCTTGTCCTGTAAATATGTTTGTACAAGGGCAGTTTTTTGATGTTGTTGGAAATGTATGGCAATGGACTGAAACTCCTATAACCGGATTCCCTGGATTTAAGGTGCATCCAATGTATGATGATTTTTCAACTCCTACGTTTGACGGAAAGCATAATCTTATTAAAGGTGGTTCATGGATCTCAACAGGTAATGAAGCGACAATTCATTCACGCTATGCTTTCAGGAGGCATTTTTATCAGCATGCCGGATTCAGATATGTTGAGTCTGATGCTCCTCTGAAAATTCAACAGGCAGATTATGAGACAGATGAGGAGGTAACTCTTTCATGTGAAGAAAATTGGGGTGATGCTTACTCTGATCAACCAAATCTTGCAAGGCAGCTTTCTGTGATTATAAATGATTTAATTAAGAATAATTCTGATTCTCGGATTTTAGATTTAAATGCTGATACGGGGCGACTGGCTTTTGAACTGGCGAGAAGTTTTAAAGATGTTACAGCTCTTGATTTTACAGCACGAATGATTCGTATTCCTATTCAATTGCAGGAGCAGGGATATGTTCGATATACAATGAGGGATGAGGGGGAACTTATGTTTTACCGTGATATTGTACTTAGCGATTTTGGGTTGAATGAAATAAAGGGTAGTCTTTTATTTATGCAGGCTGATGCTATGAACTTAAAGGATATCTATTCCGGTTATGACCTGATTGTAGTACCTTCTTTGTTAGAAGAGTTGAGCGATCCTAAAGCATTTCTATCAGATATCCATACTAGAGTTAATGATGGAGGATTACTTGTGATTGCTTCAGATTATCAATGGGATCAGAAGAAAACGCCTCGTGACAAATGGCCGGGAGGATTCAAACAGGATGGTGAACCTGTAACTTCATTTGATGGTATTAGTAGTCTGCTTAATAATAACTTCGTTCTTCATTCAGAGCCACAAGATTTAATACAGATCAGGAAAAAATCATCAAGACTTTCTGAGAAAAGAATTCTTCAGGTTACAGTCTGGAAGAAAAGGTAG
- a CDS encoding GNAT family N-acetyltransferase produces MEDSNFKFRILSLDRFNYPMLKSRLIDLYLTAFTQGEYAQYIDKADAEETVEFLIENGFGYIAIYNEEIVAFTLATTLSFDKEFPIGVLDNVKHDNIVYIAEVIVDSDFRRNGLATALIDRLIGLEKYKYSGAVIRVWEKNRPALSLYQKLGFSRVAEISQTKMSSPTEEFQMRKIYLYKNFNV; encoded by the coding sequence ATGGAGGATTCTAATTTTAAATTCAGAATTTTAAGTCTTGATCGATTCAATTACCCAATGCTTAAAAGCAGATTGATTGATCTGTACCTGACTGCCTTTACTCAGGGCGAATATGCACAATATATAGATAAGGCAGATGCAGAGGAGACCGTTGAGTTTTTAATTGAGAATGGTTTTGGGTATATAGCTATATATAATGAAGAGATTGTTGCCTTTACACTTGCAACTACTTTAAGTTTCGATAAAGAGTTTCCCATAGGTGTATTAGATAATGTAAAGCATGATAATATCGTTTATATTGCTGAAGTAATTGTGGATAGTGATTTCAGACGAAACGGTCTTGCTACAGCTTTGATTGACAGGCTTATAGGATTGGAAAAATATAAATATTCAGGTGCAGTAATTCGTGTTTGGGAAAAAAACAGACCTGCTCTGTCATTATATCAAAAACTGGGGTTTAGCCGGGTCGCCGAAATATCACAAACTAAGATGAGCTCTCCTACGGAAGAGTTCCAAATGAGAAAAATATATTTATATAAAAATTTTAATGTTTAA
- a CDS encoding DUF2207 domain-containing protein, with protein MRYIYLSIILLLSSVSIIAQEEKIYTFYSDVTIEESGMIRVKEEIRIFSKGDVFKRGITRSLPLTRRDIQNNRISIDYSVSEVLMNGSPVNYFTEREGGDLIIYVGDRNIFLDPGFYIYEIYYETAGQIGFYEDYDELSWNVNGISGKMIDSVSSVVRLPTGANIISSHCYTGRFGDKESDCISEINEDGSLTTVVNNLPSNEMLTVSVGFTKGVVNQPAGFETNVFSWFDKNGMAVVSAVFILLLSVYYRITWKKYGVDPPKPVAIPQFSPPDGLSPAAVGILHKGYFIDDLITASIVNLSVKGYLSIEEIIEKKGLFGIRKDRVFSLTRLNNDYSKLPAEEAVVLRELFYSDDNIRLDGKYDRDVAKMMQNYKKSLNKQFRPVLDEGINIKFHVVPWLGFVLYIIILFYFINNSLMHFEVNRTALFITIPLLSILYIIYAIQIVRPGERKLHYRSNIKGLKMYLDVAEEKRMQFFNPPSVTPEKFEELLPYAIALEMEEVWGEKFEKALLSSAVQPEAYQPAWYRGTYVNAALFGHALNSTLSNTVSHAATQPSSGGGNWSSGSFGGGFSGMGGGGGSVGGW; from the coding sequence ATGCGATATATTTATCTATCAATAATTCTGCTTTTATCCTCTGTGTCAATAATAGCTCAGGAGGAGAAGATATACACTTTTTATTCTGATGTCACGATAGAAGAGTCTGGAATGATCCGGGTAAAGGAGGAGATAAGGATATTTTCAAAAGGTGATGTATTCAAAAGAGGTATAACAAGATCACTCCCTTTGACAAGAAGAGATATCCAGAATAACAGGATAAGTATAGATTATTCGGTGAGTGAGGTACTTATGAATGGAAGTCCTGTTAATTACTTCACGGAGAGAGAGGGTGGTGATTTGATTATTTACGTTGGAGACAGGAATATATTTCTTGATCCCGGTTTCTATATTTATGAAATATATTATGAAACAGCCGGTCAGATAGGTTTTTATGAAGATTATGATGAACTAAGCTGGAACGTAAATGGTATATCCGGAAAAATGATAGATAGTGTTAGTTCTGTTGTAAGACTACCAACGGGTGCAAATATAATTAGTTCACACTGTTATACAGGAAGATTTGGTGATAAAGAGAGTGATTGCATCTCTGAAATTAATGAAGATGGTTCATTGACAACTGTTGTAAACAATTTGCCATCAAACGAGATGCTTACTGTATCAGTAGGTTTTACAAAAGGTGTTGTTAATCAACCTGCCGGCTTTGAGACAAATGTATTTTCATGGTTTGATAAAAACGGGATGGCTGTAGTTAGTGCTGTTTTTATTCTATTATTATCAGTTTATTATCGAATAACATGGAAAAAGTATGGAGTGGATCCTCCTAAACCGGTAGCCATCCCTCAGTTTTCTCCACCAGACGGACTCTCTCCTGCTGCGGTGGGAATACTTCATAAGGGTTATTTTATTGATGATCTTATTACTGCTTCAATTGTTAATCTGTCTGTAAAAGGGTATCTATCTATTGAAGAGATTATTGAGAAGAAAGGACTGTTCGGAATCCGTAAGGATAGGGTGTTTTCATTGACTCGCCTTAATAATGATTATAGTAAACTGCCTGCTGAAGAGGCTGTTGTTTTACGCGAACTTTTTTATTCAGACGACAATATACGTCTGGATGGTAAATATGATAGAGATGTAGCTAAAATGATGCAGAATTACAAGAAGAGCTTGAACAAACAGTTCAGACCTGTCTTGGATGAGGGAATAAATATTAAATTTCATGTAGTACCCTGGCTTGGATTTGTGCTGTATATTATAATTCTATTTTACTTTATCAACAATAGTTTAATGCATTTCGAAGTAAACAGAACAGCTCTGTTTATTACAATTCCATTACTTTCTATTCTATATATAATATATGCAATACAAATTGTTCGCCCGGGTGAAAGGAAGCTTCATTATAGATCTAATATTAAAGGACTAAAGATGTATCTGGATGTTGCTGAGGAGAAACGAATGCAGTTTTTTAATCCCCCATCGGTTACTCCGGAGAAATTTGAGGAGTTGCTTCCTTATGCCATAGCTCTTGAAATGGAAGAGGTTTGGGGTGAGAAATTTGAAAAGGCTCTTCTCTCCTCTGCAGTCCAGCCCGAGGCGTATCAGCCAGCTTGGTACAGGGGTACATATGTTAATGCAGCTCTGTTTGGTCATGCTCTGAATAGTACATTATCTAATACAGTTAGTCATGCTGCAACCCAGCCATCATCAGGTGGTGGCAACTGGAGCAGTGGATCATTTGGCGGAGGCTTCTCAGGAATGGGAGGTGGAGGTGGAAGCGTTGGTGGATGGTGA
- a CDS encoding LemA family protein, giving the protein MGTLLLVLLILVIIVIMYGVSIYNKLVKLRTMVQEAWSGINVQLKKRHDLIPNLVETVKGYASHERETFENVTQARAGAMQAQDIKSQEAAENNLNAALIRLLAVAEQYPELKANQNFLQLQNQLSLIESDIEKSRRYYNGTVRENNILVDTFPSNVIAGMFKFTKSLFFELENEAEKAVPQVQF; this is encoded by the coding sequence ATGGGTACATTACTTCTTGTGTTACTTATTCTTGTAATAATTGTTATAATGTATGGAGTATCAATCTATAACAAGCTTGTTAAACTTCGTACTATGGTTCAGGAAGCTTGGAGTGGCATAAATGTTCAGTTGAAAAAACGTCACGATCTGATACCGAACCTTGTTGAAACAGTAAAGGGATATGCTTCTCACGAAAGAGAAACATTTGAAAATGTTACCCAGGCAAGAGCCGGTGCTATGCAGGCACAAGATATTAAATCACAGGAGGCTGCTGAAAATAATTTAAATGCAGCACTTATAAGACTTCTGGCTGTAGCAGAACAGTATCCTGAACTTAAGGCAAACCAAAACTTTTTGCAGTTGCAGAACCAGCTTAGTTTGATAGAATCTGATATTGAGAAGTCGAGACGATATTATAATGGTACTGTACGTGAAAATAATATTCTTGTTGATACTTTTCCAAGCAATGTCATTGCAGGAATGTTCAAATTTACAAAATCACTTTTCTTTGAGTTGGAAAACGAGGCTGAGAAAGCTGTTCCTCAAGTTCAATTCTAA
- a CDS encoding iron-containing alcohol dehydrogenase, whose amino-acid sequence MKNFIFQNPTKLVFGKGQIEKLSELIPLDVNLLITYGGGSVTKNGVYDQVKKALKGRSYTEFWGIEPNPRVETLRRAIALGKVKEINYILAVGGGSVLDGTKLIAAGIVSDKDAWEIVLSGVAENQIPFASVMTVPATGSEMNGGAVITREETHEKFSFGGDYPQFSILDPEVTYSLSDHQIACGLADAYTHVLEQYMTTTGQSRIMDRWAEGLLLSIIEIAPKIKESPNDYELMADYMLSATLALNDFIRMGISQDWATHQIGHELTALHGITHGHSLAIVMPGTLRELKVQKHDKLLQYGERIFNITEGTEEDRVNKAIEKTEEFYRSLGLTTRLSEENVGEDTIETIARRFNDRGVAYGENRNVTGDVAREILRKCI is encoded by the coding sequence ATGAAAAACTTTATTTTTCAGAACCCTACAAAACTGGTTTTTGGAAAGGGGCAGATAGAAAAGCTTTCAGAGCTGATACCACTTGATGTAAATCTTTTAATAACATACGGTGGTGGTAGTGTTACCAAGAATGGAGTTTATGATCAAGTAAAAAAAGCTCTAAAAGGAAGAAGTTATACAGAATTCTGGGGTATTGAGCCCAACCCTCGAGTAGAAACGCTCAGAAGAGCTATTGCACTTGGAAAAGTAAAAGAGATAAATTATATACTTGCAGTAGGTGGAGGTTCAGTTTTGGATGGAACTAAACTGATTGCTGCCGGAATAGTTTCTGATAAAGATGCATGGGAGATTGTATTAAGTGGAGTAGCAGAGAATCAGATTCCATTCGCTTCGGTAATGACTGTGCCGGCTACCGGATCTGAGATGAATGGAGGGGCTGTAATCACAAGAGAAGAGACACATGAAAAATTTTCTTTTGGTGGTGATTATCCCCAATTCTCTATTCTTGATCCTGAAGTAACCTATTCATTATCAGACCATCAGATAGCTTGTGGACTTGCTGATGCTTATACACATGTACTTGAACAGTATATGACAACCACAGGTCAATCAAGAATCATGGACAGGTGGGCCGAAGGCTTACTTTTGTCAATTATTGAAATTGCTCCAAAAATAAAAGAATCTCCTAATGATTATGAACTGATGGCTGACTATATGCTATCGGCCACTCTCGCTCTTAACGATTTCATAAGAATGGGCATTTCACAGGATTGGGCTACTCATCAGATTGGCCACGAATTAACCGCATTGCATGGAATCACACATGGGCATTCATTAGCAATAGTTATGCCCGGTACATTGAGAGAACTGAAAGTGCAGAAACATGATAAACTTCTTCAGTATGGTGAGCGTATATTCAATATCACTGAAGGCACTGAAGAGGATAGAGTGAATAAAGCAATTGAGAAGACTGAAGAGTTTTACCGTTCGCTTGGTCTAACAACAAGGCTCTCAGAGGAAAACGTAGGCGAAGATACTATTGAAACAATAGCTCGTCGCTTTAATGATCGTGGAGTAGCATATGGTGAAAACCGTAATGTTACAGGTGATGTTGCAAGAGAAATCTTACGAAAATGCATTTAG
- a CDS encoding 2-amino-4-hydroxy-6-hydroxymethyldihydropteridine diphosphokinase, which translates to MSTILLSIGSNTFAKTNIDKAKRMLSYLFPGIIFSEPILSEPEDDSFKYLFRNILASFETDLSQEEIIEKIKQTERAVGRTPKDKYQGKVVIDIDLLKYGEEILRPQDFEKEYIQQLLAIFVIPEPTNQTTSPDELDSLEESDI; encoded by the coding sequence ATGAGCACAATTTTACTTAGTATAGGTTCCAACACATTTGCGAAAACAAATATAGATAAAGCTAAACGAATGCTTTCTTATCTATTTCCAGGAATCATTTTCAGTGAACCAATTTTATCTGAACCTGAAGATGATAGTTTTAAATATCTGTTCCGAAATATTCTGGCAAGTTTTGAAACAGATCTCTCACAGGAAGAGATAATAGAAAAGATTAAGCAGACAGAAAGAGCTGTTGGACGTACCCCTAAAGATAAATATCAGGGCAAGGTAGTTATAGATATCGATCTTCTGAAGTATGGTGAAGAGATACTAAGACCACAGGATTTTGAGAAGGAGTATATTCAGCAACTATTGGCCATTTTTGTGATACCTGAGCCGACTAACCAAACAACATCGCCTGATGAACTTGATTCATTGGAAGAATCTGATATATAG
- a CDS encoding RelA/SpoT family protein yields MTEIQEKDKIEFLVHYKKIYSVLRDEWSIERIGLLKQILLNYLQTCDDTTQDNVKNELWADIRTTIVAIDEIGLKQSSVCAILLIHPVSNGSYSVERARSDFGEDTSVILNGLLKISEFSDKKSAVESENYIKLLLSIAEDIRVVFIMIAQHLRMMREAKSATSSERLDLSVESTYLYAPLAHRLGFYTIKSELEDLSLKYTDRETYDFIAGKLNETKRSREKYIAEFIEPVKQRLNNTGFKYDIKGRTKSINSIYNKLKKQKIEFENIYDLFAIRVILDAPLEQEKAQCWQVYSIITDMYQPNPKRLKDWLSIPKSNGYESLHITVMGPGSKWVEVQIRTKRMDEIAERGLAAHWKYKGLKSESGLDEWLKSLRESLDDKETNLTQKLSDFKLDLYDEEIFVFTPKGDLFKLPKGATVLDFAFSIHSKLGATCMSGRVNGKNVPIKHVLKSGDQVEINTSSHQTPKQDWLNSVVTSKAKTKIRQLLKEEAGKQVDIAKETLLRRMKNRKIDLDDSHLMQLIKKLKYKTVTDFYVDIANGKNDINWVIDRYLEIESRSNEIRESHSTVSAEEFTLKTPGIENTSADELIIDQNLTGIDYKLAKCCNPIYGDEIFGFVSSQGIKIHRFSCPNAQDLFSRYGYRILKARWSGKTGSSNYTIILRVIGNDQINIVANLMSIISKEEGIQMRSISIDSNDGLFQGNIAVMLANTSMLEQLIKKLKAVKGVKSITRLN; encoded by the coding sequence ATGACCGAAATTCAGGAAAAAGATAAAATTGAGTTTTTAGTTCATTACAAAAAGATATATTCAGTACTTCGTGATGAATGGAGCATTGAGAGAATCGGACTGCTCAAACAGATACTATTGAACTATTTGCAGACATGTGATGATACAACTCAGGATAATGTCAAGAATGAACTTTGGGCTGATATCAGAACTACAATAGTGGCAATTGATGAGATCGGTCTGAAGCAATCCTCTGTATGTGCCATTTTACTTATTCATCCTGTTTCAAATGGGAGTTACTCTGTTGAGAGAGCTAGATCAGATTTTGGTGAAGATACCTCTGTAATACTTAATGGACTTCTTAAAATCAGTGAGTTTAGTGACAAGAAATCTGCCGTTGAGTCAGAAAATTATATTAAACTGCTGCTTTCTATAGCAGAAGATATAAGGGTGGTATTTATAATGATTGCTCAGCACCTAAGAATGATGAGGGAGGCAAAATCGGCCACAAGTTCTGAGAGGCTGGATCTGTCTGTAGAATCAACTTATCTCTATGCACCGCTTGCCCACAGGTTGGGTTTTTATACCATTAAGTCTGAACTTGAGGATCTATCATTGAAATATACCGACAGGGAAACTTACGATTTTATAGCCGGTAAACTAAATGAAACAAAGCGTTCCAGAGAAAAATATATTGCAGAGTTTATTGAGCCGGTGAAGCAGCGACTAAACAACACTGGTTTTAAGTATGATATTAAGGGGCGTACAAAGTCTATCAACTCGATATATAACAAACTTAAAAAGCAGAAGATTGAATTCGAAAATATTTATGACCTTTTTGCAATTCGTGTAATTCTGGATGCACCTTTAGAGCAGGAAAAAGCGCAATGCTGGCAGGTTTACTCCATAATTACTGATATGTATCAACCCAATCCGAAGAGATTAAAAGATTGGTTGTCAATACCTAAAAGCAATGGTTATGAGTCACTGCATATAACTGTAATGGGCCCGGGTTCGAAATGGGTTGAGGTGCAGATACGAACAAAAAGAATGGATGAGATTGCTGAACGAGGTTTAGCAGCTCACTGGAAATATAAAGGATTAAAGAGTGAATCAGGTCTTGATGAATGGCTCAAGTCTCTTAGAGAGTCGCTGGATGACAAGGAAACCAACCTGACACAGAAGTTGTCTGATTTTAAGCTTGACCTTTATGATGAAGAGATTTTTGTATTCACACCAAAAGGTGATCTTTTTAAATTGCCTAAAGGTGCAACAGTTCTTGATTTTGCATTCTCAATACATTCAAAATTAGGTGCTACCTGCATGTCGGGTAGAGTTAACGGTAAAAATGTTCCTATTAAACATGTTCTAAAAAGTGGTGATCAGGTTGAGATCAACACCTCCTCGCATCAAACCCCTAAACAGGATTGGCTTAATAGTGTTGTAACATCCAAAGCCAAGACAAAAATTCGCCAGTTACTAAAAGAGGAGGCTGGTAAACAGGTTGATATTGCAAAGGAGACCCTTTTGCGAAGGATGAAAAACCGCAAGATTGATCTGGATGATTCTCATCTAATGCAATTGATTAAAAAGCTTAAATACAAGACTGTTACAGATTTTTATGTTGATATTGCAAATGGAAAGAATGATATAAACTGGGTAATTGACCGTTATCTTGAGATAGAAAGCAGGAGTAATGAAATCAGAGAATCACACTCAACAGTAAGTGCTGAAGAGTTTACATTAAAAACCCCGGGTATTGAGAATACAAGTGCAGATGAACTGATAATAGATCAGAATCTTACGGGGATCGATTATAAACTTGCTAAATGTTGTAATCCTATTTATGGTGATGAGATATTTGGTTTTGTTTCATCACAGGGGATAAAAATACATAGATTCAGTTGTCCTAATGCGCAAGATCTTTTCTCACGCTATGGATACAGAATATTAAAAGCCCGCTGGTCAGGCAAAACAGGCTCTTCCAATTACACTATTATACTTAGAGTAATCGGAAACGACCAGATTAATATTGTAGCTAACCTAATGTCTATAATATCAAAAGAGGAAGGCATCCAGATGAGGTCAATTTCAATTGACTCAAATGATGGTCTATTCCAGGGTAACATCGCTGTTATGCTTGCCAATACCTCGATGTTGGAACAACTGATTAAAAAACTAAAAGCAGTAAAAGGTGTTAAATCAATTACCAGGCTAAATTAA